One genomic window of Arvicola amphibius chromosome 4, mArvAmp1.2, whole genome shotgun sequence includes the following:
- the LOC119813222 gene encoding U4/U6.U5 small nuclear ribonucleoprotein 27 kDa protein-like has protein sequence MGRSRSRSPRRERRRSRSTSRDRERRCRERSRSRERDRRRSRSRSPHRRRSRSPRRHRSTSPSPSRLKERRDDEKKETKEIKSKERQITEEDLEGKTEEEIEMMKLMGFASFDSTKGKKVDGSVNAYAINVSQKRKYRQYMNRKGGFNRPLDFIA, from the coding sequence ATGGGTCGTAGCCGTAGCCGCTCCCCGCGGAGGGAGCGGAGGCGATCTCGGTCCACATCCCGGGATCGAGAAAGAAGGTGCCGAGAAAGGTCCAGGTCCCGGGAGAGGGATCGCAGAAGGAGCCGCTCAAGATCCCCACACCGAAGACGCTCCAGGTCTCCAAGGCGTCATAGATCCacatctccttccccttctcgactgaaagaaagaagagatgacgagaagaaagaaactaaagaaataaagagcaaaGAACGTCAGATTACTGAGGAAGATTTGGAGGgtaaaacagaggaagaaatagaaatgatgaaATTAATGGGATTTGCCTCTTTTGACTCCACAAAAGGGAAGAAGGTAGATGGTTCTGTAAATGCCTATGCCATAAACGTGTCTCAGAAGAGGAAATACAGGCAGTACATGAATCGGAAAGGCGGATTCAACAGACCTCTGGATTTTATTGCATAA